One Thermococcus kodakarensis KOD1 genomic window carries:
- a CDS encoding tRNA-binding protein, with translation MELFLKTIEGAKFKGKWDKKRTIQLAKEMIPEIQAMRYSYIDPKELVDTPQMKALKEKALGIIEALGGEDWHHKFLSLADKSEREKVEEAVAKVRFFLNTILGLDRRLALGKINDPVIAVDIKVGEVMSVAKHPNADRLLVTNVNIGDRAITVVTNDLTVKEGNRVAVALLPPANFRGIVSEGMFLGAGEGVLKDVNGEIGGLPKGIPLEALNETRNIVEAFLKG, from the coding sequence GTGGAGCTGTTCCTGAAGACGATAGAGGGAGCGAAGTTCAAGGGGAAGTGGGACAAGAAGAGGACAATCCAGCTGGCGAAGGAGATGATTCCTGAGATACAGGCCATGCGCTACAGCTACATTGATCCAAAAGAGCTAGTCGATACACCTCAGATGAAGGCCCTGAAGGAAAAGGCCCTCGGGATAATCGAAGCTCTTGGCGGGGAGGACTGGCACCACAAGTTTCTCAGCTTAGCGGACAAGAGCGAGCGCGAGAAGGTAGAGGAAGCCGTTGCGAAAGTTCGCTTCTTCCTGAATACGATCCTTGGCCTTGACAGGAGACTGGCCTTAGGGAAGATAAACGACCCCGTCATAGCGGTGGACATCAAGGTCGGAGAAGTCATGAGCGTCGCAAAGCACCCGAACGCTGACCGCTTGCTGGTTACGAACGTCAACATCGGCGACAGGGCGATAACAGTCGTTACAAACGACCTCACCGTTAAGGAAGGCAACCGCGTTGCCGTTGCGCTGCTACCGCCAGCAAACTTCCGCGGAATAGTGAGCGAGGGCATGTTCCTCGGTGCAGGAGAGGGCGTTTTGAAGGACGTCAATGGTGAAATCGGCGGCCTTCCGAAGGGAATCCCGCTTGAAGCCCTCAACGAGACGAGGAACATCGTCGAGGCGTTTTTGAAGGGGTGA
- a CDS encoding CheF family chemotaxis protein gives MTIAQVRVKATIQSTWKGSTSIKWRDAMAYLENDRITLRYLRMGQVVGEDVFPFSSLIDIGIKIPDELKLDPQLPHFGMKFYVPGSGEKTLVLTIGSNLLIYDEKAFKTFIHRVFEVLINGVKVKLLLARMRGGALNMDAKWEDGTLRIVTVRSVRKNRRERNIIVLTSEGKPVPLFSDMEDLDIEEIEMDNKKVEAWKIKHFYEKESVVSYLFVEDKKVRLYILRYLLTYRKDYVELLIKASEEFPTIKAEFQEELERELKELGGLDEMEQQVLMALYSGMDPLTLHEMFGISEKEIEDIYDRLIDKGLLKLVMIRKVVDLTRDGRKLVNKLMKYNMGVM, from the coding sequence ATGACAATCGCCCAGGTTAGGGTCAAGGCTACCATACAGTCAACTTGGAAGGGATCGACCTCAATAAAGTGGAGGGACGCGATGGCCTACTTGGAAAACGACAGGATTACTCTGAGGTACCTTAGAATGGGCCAGGTAGTTGGTGAGGACGTGTTTCCATTTTCTTCATTAATAGACATCGGTATTAAAATACCGGATGAGCTTAAGCTCGATCCCCAGCTCCCGCATTTTGGGATGAAGTTCTACGTTCCTGGCTCCGGGGAGAAGACCCTCGTTCTGACCATCGGGAGTAACCTTCTGATTTATGATGAGAAGGCCTTTAAGACTTTCATTCACAGAGTGTTTGAGGTTCTGATCAACGGGGTTAAAGTTAAGCTCCTTCTCGCGAGGATGCGCGGCGGTGCGCTCAACATGGACGCCAAGTGGGAGGATGGTACACTCCGTATTGTAACCGTGAGATCAGTTAGGAAGAACAGGCGCGAGAGGAACATCATAGTCCTGACTTCCGAAGGGAAGCCCGTGCCCCTCTTTTCCGATATGGAAGACCTAGACATAGAAGAGATAGAGATGGACAACAAAAAGGTCGAGGCCTGGAAAATAAAGCACTTCTATGAGAAAGAGAGCGTCGTTTCATACCTCTTTGTTGAGGACAAGAAGGTCCGCCTTTACATTCTGAGGTACCTTCTCACATACAGGAAGGATTACGTTGAGCTTTTAATAAAGGCCTCTGAAGAGTTCCCAACGATCAAGGCAGAGTTCCAAGAGGAGCTTGAGAGGGAGCTCAAGGAACTCGGTGGACTCGATGAAATGGAGCAGCAGGTCCTCATGGCCCTCTACTCTGGAATGGATCCCCTCACCCTCCACGAGATGTTTGGAATAAGTGAGAAAGAGATAGAGGACATCTATGACCGTCTAATAGACAAGGGGCTCCTCAAGCTGGTCATGATAAGGAAGGTAGTTGACCTGACCAGAGACGGAAGAAAGCTCGTCAACAAGCTTATGAAGTACAACATGGGTGTCATGTGA
- the pcc1 gene encoding KEOPS complex subunit Pcc1 gives MMKSPIEAVIELEFPNEEVARVVYESVRIEHDTVPYRRTKGEFVLDGRKIRLKFIAEDNSALRGTLNSYLRWIKVAMDSIEV, from the coding sequence ATGATGAAGAGCCCAATAGAGGCTGTAATTGAACTGGAGTTCCCCAATGAGGAAGTTGCCAGGGTGGTTTACGAGAGCGTCAGGATAGAGCACGATACCGTTCCATACAGGAGGACGAAAGGTGAGTTCGTTCTCGACGGAAGGAAGATAAGGCTCAAGTTCATCGCGGAAGACAACTCCGCCCTGCGGGGGACTCTCAACTCCTACCTGCGGTGGATAAAGGTCGCTATGGACTCCATTGAAGTCTGA
- a CDS encoding Gfo/Idh/MocA family protein: MRKIRLGIVGCGIAAKTLHIPALKELSDIFEVAAVTSRTKEHAVECAELVGGAEVFESYEELLRSGEVDAVDLALPVELNLPFIKKAVENGVHVICEKPISTDVKTGKEIVKIANGSDVVVYIAENFRHVPAFWKAKELIDAGKIGEPVFTSWHVWVGMDEGNPYVHTGWRKSPKHVGGFLSDGGVHHVAAMRLIFGDVAWISAAVRDLSPLLGGLDFMSSLLEFESGVVGTYTAGYSIKGKDRFEIVGTDGRMLVEWDRILLNGEEIGVNPENSYKLEFEDFYRVVMGERENVLGSPLEALKDLAVIEAAVKSNGHRIDLKSLLDWSG; encoded by the coding sequence ATGCGGAAAATCAGGCTGGGGATAGTTGGTTGCGGGATTGCAGCAAAGACCCTCCACATTCCGGCCTTAAAGGAGCTTTCCGACATTTTTGAGGTGGCTGCAGTCACGAGCAGGACAAAGGAGCACGCCGTGGAGTGCGCCGAGCTCGTTGGCGGAGCGGAAGTTTTTGAGAGCTATGAAGAGCTTCTCCGGTCGGGAGAGGTTGACGCGGTTGACCTGGCGCTTCCCGTTGAACTGAACCTTCCGTTCATAAAGAAGGCAGTCGAAAACGGGGTTCACGTTATATGCGAAAAACCGATTTCGACCGATGTAAAGACCGGAAAAGAGATAGTAAAAATCGCCAACGGCTCGGATGTCGTTGTTTACATCGCCGAGAACTTCAGGCACGTTCCCGCTTTCTGGAAGGCAAAGGAGCTGATTGATGCGGGGAAAATAGGGGAGCCCGTCTTCACGAGCTGGCACGTGTGGGTCGGCATGGACGAGGGCAACCCCTACGTGCACACCGGGTGGAGGAAGAGTCCGAAGCATGTTGGGGGCTTTCTCTCGGACGGAGGGGTGCACCATGTAGCCGCTATGAGGCTCATCTTCGGTGATGTCGCATGGATTTCCGCTGCCGTGCGCGACCTCTCCCCGCTCCTTGGGGGGCTCGACTTCATGTCGTCTCTCCTCGAGTTCGAGAGCGGAGTTGTTGGAACCTACACAGCTGGGTACTCGATTAAAGGTAAGGACAGGTTCGAGATAGTGGGGACCGATGGAAGGATGCTCGTGGAGTGGGACAGAATACTCCTCAACGGGGAGGAAATTGGCGTCAACCCGGAGAACAGCTACAAGCTTGAGTTTGAAGACTTCTACAGGGTGGTGATGGGAGAAAGGGAAAACGTCCTCGGAAGTCCCCTTGAGGCTCTGAAGGATCTCGCCGTCATAGAAGCGGCCGTCAAATCCAACGGGCACAGGATAGACCTTAAATCCCTGCTGGATTGGTCTGGATGA
- a CDS encoding ZIP family metal transporter: MLEGFIANLSSWLLSISGGSLIMVAFYAGLFVALMTTLGALLAIFANRMPGWGVDVSLSFAAGVMIVASFTSLILPAIESTGTFTPAGVGILLGVILIYLIDRFIPHEHLVKGYEGPREFKERLRVVWLIVLAVIIHNLPEGMAVGTSLVYDLERGLITAIAIGIQDFPEGTVVSLPLATLQKKRLMPIVMGALSGVAEMVMVILGAFLFTVFHSLLPYGLGMAGGAMLYVTVKEMIPEIYKREENETLVTLGFFLGFYVMLFLDSMLG, from the coding sequence ATGCTGGAAGGATTCATAGCGAACCTCTCATCGTGGCTGCTGAGCATCTCAGGCGGCAGCCTGATAATGGTGGCCTTCTACGCGGGCCTGTTCGTTGCCTTAATGACCACCCTCGGCGCCCTTCTTGCCATCTTCGCCAACAGAATGCCGGGCTGGGGCGTGGATGTGAGCCTCTCTTTCGCCGCTGGAGTCATGATAGTGGCAAGTTTTACAAGCCTGATACTCCCGGCCATAGAATCAACGGGTACTTTCACACCAGCGGGCGTTGGAATCCTGCTTGGGGTTATACTCATTTACCTTATAGACCGATTCATTCCCCACGAACACCTCGTCAAGGGCTACGAGGGGCCGAGAGAGTTCAAGGAGCGCCTCAGGGTTGTGTGGCTCATCGTTTTAGCCGTCATCATCCACAACCTCCCTGAGGGGATGGCAGTTGGGACTTCGCTTGTCTACGACCTCGAGAGGGGCCTCATAACGGCGATAGCCATTGGAATCCAGGATTTTCCGGAGGGAACCGTCGTTTCTCTCCCGCTGGCGACCCTCCAGAAAAAGCGCCTCATGCCCATAGTGATGGGTGCACTTAGCGGCGTGGCAGAGATGGTGATGGTCATCCTCGGTGCGTTCCTCTTCACTGTCTTCCACTCGCTATTGCCCTACGGACTTGGAATGGCCGGCGGGGCGATGCTCTACGTTACAGTGAAGGAAATGATACCCGAGATATACAAGAGGGAGGAGAACGAGACGCTGGTCACTCTCGGCTTCTTCCTGGGGTTCTACGTGATGCTGTTCCTCGACTCGATGCTCGGCTGA
- a CDS encoding DHH family phosphoesterase: MKGKIKLRRFLETAGDKSFLLLCHHNADPDSLGSAIAFARFLKARGVERVRIGVAQSVSSYAKRLLTLSPVPVEKNPSVDEDVVVIFDTSSLEQLEPIDIPKDKFTILIDHHVEKKNPITADISVVDSTRTSTAEIVWELFKYLGFADGPSVKALLAGIVTDTANFRFANSKTFKSVSEMLEAFPVQMGEIFQLVAPVNDENIDQAKRMAVLKACQRMEIRKFRKYIIAVSKVSAYESLACKVFLQLGADIAIVGSEKNGVRISARARESLVRKGLHLGKIMEKVGPIIDGSGGGHAGAAGANGKKNLDDAIKLILKEIEKFLREVG, from the coding sequence ATGAAGGGCAAGATAAAGCTTAGACGCTTCCTTGAGACAGCTGGGGACAAGTCATTTCTCCTTCTCTGCCACCATAACGCCGATCCCGATTCCCTCGGCTCTGCAATAGCGTTTGCCCGTTTTCTAAAGGCGAGGGGAGTTGAAAGGGTTAGAATTGGCGTTGCCCAGAGCGTTTCCTCCTACGCGAAGAGGCTTCTCACGCTTTCTCCCGTCCCGGTTGAGAAAAACCCTTCCGTTGATGAAGACGTCGTTGTGATATTCGACACATCTTCCCTCGAACAGCTTGAGCCGATTGATATTCCAAAGGATAAGTTTACAATCCTAATAGACCACCACGTCGAGAAGAAGAACCCGATAACAGCAGATATTTCTGTCGTTGATTCAACGCGAACATCCACGGCTGAGATCGTGTGGGAGCTCTTTAAGTACCTTGGGTTTGCCGATGGTCCCTCCGTTAAAGCCCTCCTTGCCGGGATAGTGACCGATACTGCCAACTTCAGGTTCGCGAACTCGAAAACGTTCAAGTCCGTATCCGAGATGCTTGAGGCTTTTCCGGTTCAGATGGGAGAGATTTTCCAGCTGGTTGCCCCGGTGAACGACGAGAACATTGACCAGGCGAAGAGGATGGCCGTGCTGAAGGCCTGCCAGAGGATGGAGATAAGGAAGTTCAGGAAGTACATAATAGCCGTCTCAAAGGTCTCGGCCTACGAATCCCTTGCCTGCAAGGTCTTCCTCCAGCTTGGGGCGGATATAGCCATCGTTGGGAGCGAGAAGAACGGCGTCAGGATTTCCGCAAGGGCCAGGGAAAGCCTCGTCAGGAAGGGTCTCCACCTCGGGAAGATAATGGAAAAAGTAGGGCCAATCATTGACGGCTCGGGTGGGGGGCACGCAGGAGCCGCTGGGGCAAATGGCAAGAAGAACCTTGATGATGCAATCAAGCTGATACTTAAGGAGATTGAGAAGTTTTTGAGGGAGGTGGGTTGA
- a CDS encoding ferritin family protein, with translation MVPPELEEGLPLEKMKDFSLEELLGMAIKAEIGARKFYESLAERIDIQELKEKIEWLAGEEKKHEELLRKIYANMFPGKEVVFPKEHIGPELQPVARKLNGVQDIIDLIRWAMKAEEIAAQFYAKLEEMVDTEEKKRLMRYLSDMEWGHYYNLKAEYELLLDWEMYGQMMHVGP, from the coding sequence ATGGTTCCGCCTGAGCTGGAAGAGGGGCTTCCCCTCGAAAAGATGAAGGACTTCTCCCTTGAGGAGCTTCTTGGGATGGCCATCAAGGCCGAAATAGGCGCGAGGAAGTTCTACGAGAGCCTTGCCGAGAGGATTGACATCCAGGAGCTTAAGGAAAAGATAGAGTGGCTCGCCGGAGAGGAGAAGAAGCACGAGGAGCTTTTGAGAAAGATCTACGCCAATATGTTCCCTGGGAAGGAGGTTGTCTTTCCCAAGGAGCACATAGGACCGGAGCTCCAGCCCGTCGCGAGGAAGCTTAACGGCGTGCAGGACATCATAGATCTCATCCGCTGGGCCATGAAGGCCGAGGAGATAGCGGCGCAGTTCTATGCGAAGCTTGAGGAGATGGTTGACACCGAGGAGAAGAAGAGGCTCATGCGCTACCTCAGCGATATGGAGTGGGGCCACTACTACAACCTGAAGGCCGAGTACGAGCTCCTCCTTGACTGGGAGATGTACGGCCAGATGATGCACGTCGGGCCTTGA
- a CDS encoding tetratricopeptide repeat protein, which translates to MVSVEAVKRYLSRKDFKSAFNSALKIEDSFERLLALLRIFDEFPREEVLSEMLQALEGIEDKREKALAYSIVGRAFYQLGRESAGERYMILAVSLAREFSSPRIRGELLAGIARNLAISDRYRDAYLLFWEAVETLQSARGLSSAVLSSLLSVARLIEKTADEINAPIALDYYRLAKEVYESLFFNLQAKELSEKIELIEEVLRRGKTVVDSLVEKGDVEKAVDLIRFLDLRERASEMLKLSYWLFLHERPDLGRRVFEDAMNLILVGKFRPSDEELFKIAKRMLRIGLVEEPLVLAGIIDDSHLASELLGEVAIAYRRMGELSKARSIAEGIPDESVKNRVLKALEGGEDVGHEQGLPLTGRGEERGAVPEDDRGSEVQGEVGQEEDNPAGEGDDS; encoded by the coding sequence GTGGTTTCTGTGGAAGCGGTAAAGAGGTACCTCTCACGAAAAGATTTCAAAAGCGCCTTTAATTCTGCACTTAAAATTGAGGATAGCTTTGAGCGTCTTCTTGCACTCCTGAGAATCTTTGATGAGTTCCCGAGAGAGGAGGTTCTCTCCGAGATGCTCCAAGCCCTTGAGGGCATCGAGGACAAGAGGGAAAAAGCGCTCGCCTATTCCATAGTGGGGAGAGCCTTCTATCAGCTCGGACGCGAGAGCGCAGGGGAGAGGTACATGATACTGGCGGTTTCCCTCGCCAGGGAGTTCTCCTCCCCCAGGATTAGAGGAGAGCTTCTGGCGGGCATTGCCAGAAACCTTGCCATCTCAGACAGGTATAGAGACGCTTATCTGCTCTTCTGGGAGGCCGTTGAGACCCTCCAGTCTGCGAGGGGCCTGTCTTCAGCAGTCCTGTCATCCCTTCTCAGCGTCGCCAGGCTGATTGAAAAAACCGCCGATGAGATAAACGCCCCCATCGCCCTCGACTACTATCGCCTGGCAAAGGAAGTATATGAGTCCCTATTCTTCAACCTCCAGGCAAAAGAGCTTTCCGAGAAAATAGAGCTTATAGAAGAGGTTCTCCGCAGGGGAAAAACCGTTGTTGATTCCCTCGTGGAGAAGGGAGACGTTGAAAAGGCAGTAGACTTAATCCGATTCTTAGACCTCAGGGAGAGGGCCTCGGAAATGCTGAAGCTCAGCTACTGGCTCTTCCTCCACGAGAGGCCGGACCTCGGAAGGAGAGTCTTTGAAGACGCCATGAACCTCATACTCGTTGGAAAGTTCAGACCCTCCGACGAGGAGCTTTTCAAAATAGCAAAGAGAATGCTCCGCATCGGCCTCGTCGAAGAGCCGCTTGTCCTCGCGGGCATCATTGATGACTCCCACCTAGCCTCTGAGCTTTTAGGAGAAGTGGCCATCGCCTACAGGCGGATGGGAGAGCTCTCAAAGGCCCGCTCGATAGCGGAGGGAATTCCCGACGAAAGTGTTAAGAACCGCGTTTTAAAGGCACTGGAAGGTGGTGAAGATGTGGGACACGAGCAAGGATTACCGCTTACTGGTCGCGGAGAAGAGCGTGGAGCTGTTCCTGAAGACGATAGAGGGAGCGAAGTTCAAGGGGAAGTGGGACAAGAAGAGGACAATCCAGCTGGCGAAGGAGATGATTCCTGA
- a CDS encoding DUF3194 domain-containing protein produces MESEGRRVVHIGLPELTEEQIIEVGELAQRVVIKHVFDALNRSDVKDIEVTTRINRGETLDLELEVYLEVPVFVKVDVERLIDEAVEKAYAAVEKKLREIANEGQDKA; encoded by the coding sequence ATGGAAAGCGAGGGAAGGAGAGTAGTCCACATAGGCCTGCCGGAGCTTACCGAGGAGCAGATAATCGAGGTAGGTGAGCTCGCACAGAGAGTCGTGATAAAGCACGTCTTTGATGCCCTCAACAGGAGCGACGTGAAGGACATAGAGGTAACGACGAGAATAAACAGGGGCGAAACCCTCGACCTTGAGCTTGAGGTGTACCTTGAGGTTCCGGTTTTCGTGAAAGTTGACGTGGAGAGGCTGATTGACGAGGCGGTTGAGAAGGCCTACGCGGCCGTTGAGAAAAAGCTGAGGGAGATCGCAAATGAAGGGCAAGATAAAGCTTAG
- a CDS encoding prefoldin subunit beta, whose amino-acid sequence MQNIPPQVQAMLGQLESYQQQLQLVVQQKQKVQLELTEAKKALDEIESLPDDAVVYKTVGTLIVKTTKDKAVAELKEKIETLEVRLNALERQEKKLNEKLKELTAQIQSALRPPTAG is encoded by the coding sequence ATGCAGAACATTCCGCCGCAGGTTCAGGCGATGTTGGGCCAGCTTGAGAGCTACCAGCAGCAGCTCCAGCTCGTCGTTCAGCAGAAGCAGAAGGTACAGCTTGAGCTCACCGAGGCCAAGAAGGCCCTCGATGAGATAGAGAGCCTTCCCGATGATGCCGTCGTTTACAAGACCGTCGGCACACTCATCGTCAAGACCACCAAGGATAAGGCCGTTGCGGAGCTGAAGGAGAAGATAGAGACCCTTGAGGTTCGCCTGAACGCCCTTGAGAGGCAGGAGAAGAAGCTCAACGAGAAGCTCAAGGAGCTTACCGCTCAGATACAGTCGGCCCTGAGGCCGCCGACTGCCGGCTGA
- a CDS encoding chemotaxis protein CheD codes for MEVKVGIGDYAVAKKTGIISTYGLGSCVGITLYDRLNRVGGLLHALLPESARYGGRGNPAKYVDTGLELLIKDMMKLGASPRRLEAKLFGGAHMFTNVSNENLMVGKKNVEVAKRELKKRGIRLVAEDTGGKGGRTIYLDVSTGKVRMRKVSNGKVIEAVF; via the coding sequence GTGGAGGTCAAGGTCGGCATCGGGGACTACGCAGTGGCTAAGAAGACCGGGATAATAAGCACGTACGGGCTAGGTTCCTGCGTGGGCATCACCCTATACGACCGTCTGAACAGGGTAGGCGGCCTGCTTCACGCGCTCCTCCCTGAGAGCGCCCGCTACGGTGGCAGAGGAAACCCAGCAAAGTACGTGGACACCGGGCTGGAGCTCCTGATAAAGGATATGATGAAGCTGGGTGCATCGCCGAGAAGGCTTGAGGCAAAGCTCTTCGGGGGGGCGCACATGTTCACCAACGTCAGCAACGAGAACCTAATGGTAGGGAAGAAGAACGTTGAAGTTGCAAAGAGGGAGCTCAAAAAACGCGGTATAAGGCTGGTCGCTGAAGACACTGGTGGAAAGGGTGGAAGAACCATATACCTGGACGTCAGCACTGGGAAGGTTAGGATGAGGAAAGTCTCAAACGGTAAGGTTATCGAGGCCGTGTTTTAG
- a CDS encoding methyl-accepting chemotaxis protein, with the protein MEFKKKIISIVVLGFVIVAVLTSGMLLYSENNMANEIETQLTPLMQQWAEQTVSAKSEALAKEFQAFFDEVEALGTTTEKLAVIGIQELESEGYKFGEGDYVEPLNEILMEHFETVAAADSRISSVYFGDKYGNMFIYPEQELPEGYDPRVRPWYQEAVKAGKGVWSDPYQDASSGKWVVTYAVPIYRNGELIGVIGLDVFIDTLVNEIKSVKVGETGYAYVVNEDGLIIAHPNEQYVMKLNVFEQESLKPIADIVRSGKDSGVVTYEWQGVKATAAGYKIPSTGWYVFTKVPTAEVTEGVMAVIRTVQDNTQKTTYMMIVLLLAISTVIVLAAYRLISTSLMPLVALGAAAQALAEGKLSEVKEKLRGIQYLEEDEIGMLIKAFESVSKDMVGTLQGIAEKLERLAEGDLSNGLSVEAKGELREIIEDVKDMSTKMRELLGNIVGLTEKLEKHANMLAQVANDVTEAINQVNEAVQQVSIEAQRQQENINEITEGMRLVADMSEESVRAMEEFEGAVNEVVHIADEGRQKGEVSAQQIQSIQEMMGNIEAAVNRVNEMSRSIEEITNVITGIAEQTNLLALNAAIEAARAGEAGRGFAVVAQEIRNLAEESKKAADNIKEIIGRMTDEIKDAVNATQRGVSVVSESSETLRETTEYLTNIAELISDTGARLGHVKEQILRTQEEVDKALKALENLAASAEETTASAEEVSSAVEEQTAAIEELKRAADELKKIVDELRRQTSNFRL; encoded by the coding sequence ATGGAGTTCAAGAAGAAGATCATATCCATCGTTGTTTTGGGTTTTGTTATCGTGGCAGTGCTGACGAGCGGGATGTTGCTCTATAGCGAAAATAACATGGCAAACGAGATCGAGACCCAGCTAACGCCCCTGATGCAGCAGTGGGCAGAACAGACCGTAAGCGCCAAGTCGGAGGCCTTAGCAAAGGAGTTCCAGGCCTTCTTTGATGAGGTTGAGGCCCTCGGAACCACTACCGAAAAGTTAGCGGTAATCGGAATCCAGGAACTTGAGAGTGAGGGCTACAAGTTTGGCGAAGGGGACTATGTAGAGCCCCTCAACGAGATTCTCATGGAGCACTTCGAGACGGTGGCGGCCGCCGACAGCAGGATAAGCTCCGTGTACTTCGGTGACAAATACGGCAACATGTTCATCTACCCAGAGCAGGAGCTTCCCGAAGGATACGACCCGCGTGTGAGGCCCTGGTACCAGGAGGCAGTTAAAGCAGGCAAAGGAGTGTGGAGCGACCCCTACCAGGACGCTTCAAGTGGTAAATGGGTGGTAACCTACGCAGTGCCCATCTACCGCAACGGCGAGCTGATAGGCGTCATAGGCCTCGACGTGTTCATAGACACTCTCGTTAACGAGATAAAGAGCGTTAAGGTGGGAGAAACCGGCTACGCCTACGTCGTCAACGAGGATGGCCTCATAATAGCTCACCCAAACGAGCAGTACGTCATGAAGCTCAACGTCTTTGAGCAGGAGAGTCTCAAGCCAATAGCAGACATAGTCAGGAGCGGAAAGGACAGTGGGGTTGTGACGTACGAGTGGCAGGGGGTTAAGGCCACCGCTGCCGGTTACAAGATACCCAGTACGGGCTGGTACGTCTTCACTAAGGTCCCAACCGCAGAAGTTACTGAGGGTGTCATGGCCGTCATCAGAACTGTGCAGGACAATACTCAGAAAACAACGTACATGATGATAGTCCTTCTCCTCGCGATATCAACGGTGATAGTTCTGGCTGCCTACAGACTTATCAGCACCTCTCTCATGCCGCTCGTCGCGCTCGGTGCCGCGGCCCAGGCTCTCGCTGAAGGTAAGCTCAGCGAGGTCAAGGAGAAGCTCAGGGGAATACAGTATCTTGAGGAAGATGAGATTGGAATGCTCATCAAAGCGTTCGAGTCCGTATCCAAGGACATGGTTGGAACACTGCAGGGAATAGCGGAGAAGCTTGAGCGTCTTGCCGAAGGTGATCTGAGCAACGGCCTCAGCGTCGAGGCAAAAGGTGAGCTGAGGGAGATCATAGAGGACGTAAAGGACATGAGCACCAAGATGAGGGAGCTTCTCGGCAACATCGTCGGCCTCACCGAGAAGCTTGAGAAGCACGCAAACATGCTTGCCCAGGTTGCGAATGATGTTACTGAGGCGATTAATCAGGTGAATGAGGCGGTACAGCAGGTTAGTATTGAGGCGCAGAGGCAGCAGGAGAACATTAACGAGATTACTGAGGGCATGCGGCTTGTTGCTGATATGAGTGAGGAGAGCGTTAGGGCCATGGAGGAGTTCGAGGGTGCTGTCAACGAGGTTGTTCACATTGCTGACGAAGGCAGGCAGAAGGGTGAGGTTTCGGCACAGCAGATTCAGAGCATTCAGGAGATGATGGGTAACATAGAGGCCGCAGTCAACAGGGTTAATGAGATGAGCAGGAGTATTGAGGAGATTACGAATGTTATTACTGGTATCGCCGAGCAGACTAATCTCTTAGCCTTGAACGCGGCTATTGAAGCAGCAAGAGCGGGAGAGGCTGGTAGGGGCTTTGCAGTTGTCGCGCAAGAGATCAGGAATTTGGCCGAGGAGAGCAAGAAGGCTGCGGATAATATTAAGGAGATTATTGGCAGGATGACTGATGAGATCAAAGATGCTGTTAACGCCACGCAGAGGGGTGTGAGTGTTGTTAGTGAGTCGTCGGAGACTCTTAGAGAAACCACGGAGTACTTGACGAACATTGCCGAGTTGATTAGTGATACTGGTGCTAGGTTGGGTCACGTGAAGGAGCAGATTCTTAGGACGCAGGAAGAGGTTGATAAGGCTCTGAAAGCCTTGGAGAATTTGGCTGCTTCGGCTGAGGAGACAACTGCTTCGGCAGAAGAAGTCAGCTCCGCCGTCGAAGAACAGACGGCAGCCATTGAGGAGCTTAAGAGGGCAGCCGACGAACTCAAGAAGATCGTTGACGAGCTCCGTAGGCAGACGAGCAACTTTAGGCTCTGA